A single window of Sphaerodactylus townsendi isolate TG3544 linkage group LG05, MPM_Stown_v2.3, whole genome shotgun sequence DNA harbors:
- the MYL9 gene encoding myosin regulatory light polypeptide 9, with the protein MSSKRAKAKTTKKRPQRATSNVFAMFDQSQIQEFKEAFNMIDQNRDGFIDKEDLHDMLASLGKNPTDEYLEGMMSEAPGPINFTMFLTMFGEKLNGTDPEDVIRNAFACFDEEATGFIHEDHLRELLTTMGDRFTDEEVDEMYREAPIDKKGNFNYVEFTRILKHGAKDKDD; encoded by the exons ATGTCCAGTAAGCGAGCCAAGGCGAAGACCACCAAGAAGCGCCCCCAGCGTGCCACCTCCAATGTCTTTGCTATGTTTGACCAGTCACAAATCCAAGAGTTCAAAGAGGCTTTCAATATGATTGACCAAAACCGTGATGGATTCATTGACAAGGAGGATCTGCACGACATGCTGGCATCTCTCG GGAAGAATCCCACGGACGAGTACTTGGAAGGCATGATGAGTGAAGCACCCGGACCCATCAACTTCACTATGTTCCTCACCATGTTTGGAGAGAAGCTGAATGGCACTGACCCAGAAGATGTTATCCGTAATGCTTTTGCTTGCTTTGATGAGGAAGCCACAG GTTTCATTCATGAGGATCACCTGCGCGAACTGCTCACCACCATGGGCGACCGGTTCACAGATGAGGAAGTTGATGAGATGTATCGAGAAGCCCCCATTGACAAAAAAGGCAATTTCAACTATGTGGAGTTTACCCGTATTCTGAAGCATGGAGCCAAAGACAAAGATGATTAG